The Ooceraea biroi isolate clonal line C1 chromosome 11, Obir_v5.4, whole genome shotgun sequence genome includes a region encoding these proteins:
- the LOC105280585 gene encoding protein ELYS isoform X1, producing the protein MKELEEVSCEIRRIVQLQFSVSNRLRYPEAEEHGQSAVAEEHNNVNNYRGGFLHNATYAWLSYGCHLVVFNVKLAENISSWRFRGVVTSVSQFPAQPGKLPLLLVGVDNFAKKLKDSFGLLCIFDCTVSRVLRAIQVPCGIEQVCIVSGGAEWEEFNDKRPDNILSGMDGIACVTLRNLQHIMVDLRRSTWDTHDLFDIRDETLPAEIYSLSEKQIIGRHQSNQEKHATYNLLDNRIERHIGFNREKFESCPLFNENLTTAIISSTKIGCSILGCLGRIIIWQNDGSLGWISKPLDESMTVTHLALLEPTDDPRPFYYLWAVFQDESSNVSPVLRMYAMLFERKYCDRGMNLYFNLEADPSLKFESELGERDKVISLCTVERESNPEQTESGAKRGEDNLLLIATNDKVLLFDLNQWYKEQMPRTVNECQNPNSILALYRTQSDAYNVDNQIVNFAYVPMSLQEFPSNGPSSPEELFYPNSLSLEWVELSSTKLTFWMTRGIQADLLREMTMVGPSILLQPSETFHRCLSAGLVPFNSEFSFGSDQNAQREMLLSLCLEQRWSTFLVKCAMEWSDGSASYLYPTFLKWGVQRASEIKIFADRLCVPLFDQSGSSIGEADVKTLRFCSQQLECLSSVVGKLPFTTTDLMKQRRTLERVSTYFQVLIWFYDVGLLPETQDLDEGALPISLALKVPYPYEKLLALYKEKRAQVQTRSNNGGDDENDGENFFIDELITRECSKLKAQWEREGGTATGGCYPPPSLQSLLRSYLTDCHQTEENETSCKHQITIYLLMDLAMLLQRSYPAVDQLIKYPSAFKMSPSLIKLTQAFWLLDHEDYQGFLDMMTGQLISDFDVKDWHHRLILRTLIRNSQHKLALVYLRVRKPPLSSMEEQGVAVSLSVEHGLVQSAFHRRPPCHYEQLLTCFFQACKKYGKLDEILHLALDFEEEEMFVKFLEENKTQDLQMLYYLQRCRYTEAISGYPIRQYQSSFTKNMQSTSLSMLGAYNDTLPDVTKRFTTNAAATDMDLEAHYPRPMSHCKSHDKLRSIHETVITKARETYLRGEKCQIPFVSAPCMSLKLSNRSANMNCVLFPTLVCKSYDKRTVDQIYEGEEANHMSDSVKRRKLSDGTVSPSKADAKGSGLTTAFETPLVKRKLNTSTSKGNVSETPQSILKIRQLIRSSTSPSATTSQSSEVADLGFERDKKVSRQIRFNISQTKKALTYLEEGQEEEKEDSDKSNASRESKDAFFSPEASNKTHYSESAVLSSNSSLSNKSYCCPRPRRSLRRSALQSSVELLQEESAKKASDSFANPVATVSQEVGKAPFDPNISSRRSSLVSEYSNAILSLNSSVDDSYSRGLDRTSSSLWRLSMEKDRNNKFAISSTPLTKRIVSQTRVNDENVMRMDDDEENTEDSLVSDMHNAEEELGVPSEFKKSSYIELPDYNRSDFKESQNNVEKDVQDLQDESEESEDQSNNGSIAKEESPNLQNPHEKQNELLEFGIPELSPTVSDESDEELLQLQINEESNDEHEEEVFESLSTTPEDVQLEDVFVSRLSDQTWKPTYKTEEHATTKSNGLQEPMQVIVDVDFTDDESSRDVIPTISNEADNERKEKGPTIHSENVFHEILDITDDESDSSSRESEEQKARNGRISSVQEQRIMQNVEMETKDESNKTSRKSTRRESIAKKDVHETPSQSDNKSSTQSSYKAGSSRPEIVEKSTRGQTESKNDSSVRMTRSRRASSLAKDTAADTTLRQADSERVTRQRRGSSMVKDATTDSPPRSVAKRSRRASSTAKEIISSLQDAAEKPSRLRRMTDSPIPSSHKEHPETPPRLRRVIKQSPTTKDIRIDSPKRPRGRRASSLAKDVLMSSVVIDEDLRPVTPSEPGNSDVQPSVRRGRRSTSVVKEILQTEMKDSDTESVKDELPVRRSARLTSSAKRTLMDVSKNLTRSESASSLSKLTSDEEEEKGTRKRSLRARKSSASSDTDKATTSKSLRSSKTDLEVKELEPKINRRRGSSMPKEITTGRRSRSSSIIKEIIPEVTEPPPEESRRLRSSTAKNTDEHIRPATRRRSASILSIPEELEEILSPSKEKKLTRSETRSSARERRARSADVLHKEVKRRTRATSIAESIAEEPAESKDMVEVTQDAPEPRRKTAPTAIVELDRIDEKELKGRRPRQRNISRSQESSSLFSFSQPENTDDAPIDEKGIGEVPKFVFSPPQTRSRTISPNQHRRKMNSFIPSPYQKGIEQPTIQKDHDDNDTSARYARLVKTTYGSRFRSKFTVPKRFKSTTD; encoded by the exons ATGAAGGAACTAGAAGAGGTCAGCTGCGAg ATTCGCAGGATAGTGCAACTTCAATTTTCCGTGTCAAATCGCTTGAGGTATCCGGAAGCGGAGGAACATGGACAGTCTGCAGTCGCCGAAGAACACAACAacgttaataattatcgcggAGGATTTTTGCATAATGCAACATATGCATGGCTGAGTTATGGTTGCCACTTAGTAGTCTTTAATGTAAAACTAGCAGAAAATATCAGCAGTTGGAGGTTTCGTGGTGTTGTAACATCTGTTTCCCAGTTTCCTGCACAACCTGGAAAATTGCCATTGTTGCTGGTTGGAGTAGACAATTTCGCGAAAAAATTAAAGGATTCCTTCGGCTTATTGTGTATATTTGACTGTACTGTATCACGTGTCTTAAGGGCGATTCAG GTACCATGTGGTATAGAACAAGTATGTATCGTATCTGGTGGGGCAGAATGGGAAGAATTCAACGACAAAAGACCGGATAATATATTAAGCGGGATGGATGGAATAGCCTGTGTAACGTTACGTAATCTTCAGCACATTATGGTTGATCTTAGAAGATCCACATGGGACACGCATGATTTATTCGACATTAGAGATGAAACTTTACCGGCGGAAATTTATTCTCTGTCggagaaacaaattattgGCAGACATCAATCCAATCAGGAAAAACATGCGACTTACAATTTGCTGGACAATC GTATAGAAAGGCACATTGGCTTCAACAGAGAAAAGTTTGAATCGTGTCCTTTGTTCAACGAGAACTTGACCACCGCGATCATTAGTTCCACGAAGATCGGCTGTTCAATCTTGGGCTGCTTGGGCAGAATAATCATTTGGCAGAATGATGGCTCGTTAGGCTGGATTAGCAAGCCTCTCGACGAGAGCATGACGGTCACTCACTTGGCCTTGTTGGAGCCCACGGATGATCCCAGACCGTTTTATTACCTGTGGGCAGTGTTTCAGGATGAATCGTCAAACGTGTCCCCGGTATTGCGAATGTACGCTATGCTATTCGAGAGAAAGTACTGCGATAGGGGGATGAATCTGTACTTCAACCTGGAAGCTGATCCCAGTTTGAAGTTTGAGTCCGAGTTGGGCGAAAGGGACAAGGTCATTAGTCTGTGCACCGTCGAGAGAGAGTCAAACCCGGAACAGACCGAATCGGGGGCTAAGAGAGGCGAGGACAATCTGCTGCTCATTGCCACTAATGACAAGGTCCTGTTGTTCGACTTGAATCAATGGTACAAGGAGCAGATGCCGCGCACCGTTAACGAGTGTCAGAATCCGAATAGCATACTGGCGCTTTACCGCACCCAGTCGGACGCCTATAACGTGGACAATCAGATTGTAAACTTCGCGTACGTGCCAATGAGCCTGCAGGAGTTTCCCAGCAACGGTCCGAGCTCGCCCGAAGAGCTGTTCTATCCCAATTCCTTATCACTAGAGTGGGTGGAGTTGAGTTCAACGAAACTGACGTTCTGGATGACTCGCGGCATCCAGGCGGATTTGTTACGCGAGATGACGATGGTGGGCCCGAGCATCTTGTTACAGCCGTCCGAGACGTTTCACCGATGTCTCTCCGCGGGATTAGTGCCATTCAATTCAGAATTCTCATTCGGGAGCGATCAGAACGCGCAACGAGAAATGTTGTTGTCCCTCTGTTTGGAGCAGCGATGGTCGACGTTTTTAGTAAAATGTGCCATGGAGTGGTCTGACGGTAGTGCCTCGTACTTGTACCCCACTTTCCTCAAGTGGGGTGTCCAAAGAGCATCTGAAATCAAGATATTCGCGGATCGACTCTGCGTTCCTCTCTTCGACCAGTCAGGTAGCAGTATCGGCGAGGCCGACGTGAAGACGCTGCGATTTTGCTCGCAGCAATTAGAGTGCCTGTCTAGCGTGGTAGGTAAGCTACCGTTCACAACAACGGACCTGATGAAGCAACGGAGGACGCTGGAACGTGTCTCCACGTACTTCCAAGTGCTCATTTGGTTCTACGATGTTGGACTGTTGCCCGAAACGCAGGACTTGGATGAGGGCGCTTTGCCTATCTCCTTAGCGTTGAAAGTGCCTTACCCGTACGAGAAGCTTTTGGCGCTTTACAAAGAGAAACGAGCTCAGGTTCAGACGAGAAGTAAtaacggcggcgacgacgaaaaCGACGGGGAGAACTTTTTCATCGATGAGCTGATAACACGCGAGTGTTCCAAATTGAAGGCACAgtgggagagagagggtggcACTGCTACAGGCGGCTGCTATCCGCCACCGTCGTTGCAATCCCTGCTACGAAGTTACTTAACTGATTGTCACCAGACGGAAGAGAACGAGACCAGCTGTAagcatcagattaccatttatCTTCTGATGGATCTGGCTATGCTGCTGCAACGGTCTTATCCCGCGGTGGATCAGCTCATCAAGTATCCGTCCGCGTTCAAGATGAGCCCAAGCCTTATTAAGCTCACTCAGGCATTTTGGCTGCTCGATCACGAAGACTATCAGGGTTTCCTCGACATGATGACCGGTCAACTGATCTCCGACTTTGACGTCAAGGATTGGCATCACAGATTAATACTACGTACATTGATACGCAACAGCCAGCACAAACTGGCACTCGTCTACCTCCGCGTGAGGAAACCACCTCTGTCTTCCATGGAGGAGCAAGGTGTGGCCGTAAGTCTATCGGTGGAGCACGGTCTGGTGCAGTCGGCCTTCCATCGCCGACCGCCTTGCCACTACGAACAACTATTGACCTGTTTCTTTCAAGCGTGTAAGAAATACGGCAAGCTCGACGAGATTCTGCATCTAGCGCTAGACTTCGAGGAGGAGGAAATGTTCGTCAAATTCCTCGAGGAAAACAAGACGCAGGATCTGCAGATGTTGTATTACTTGCAGCGATGTCGTTACACGGAGGCGATCAGCGGCTATCCGATCCGACAATACCAGTCGAGTTTCACTAAGAACATGCAGTCCACGTCTCTTAGTATGCTCGGCGCGTATAATGACACCCTGCCCGATGTCACGAAGCGGTTCACCACAAACGCGGCGGCGACGGACATGGACCTGGAAGCCCATTATCCCCGGCCGATGTCGCACTGCAAGAGCCACGACAAATTGCGCAGCATACACGAAACAGTAATTACGAAAGCCAGAGAAACGTATCTTCGGGGAGAGAAATGTCAAATCCCGTTCGTCAGCGCGCCCTGCATGTCATTAAAGTTGAGCAATCGCAGTGCGAATATGAACTGCGTGTTATTTCCGACTCTGGTATGTAAAAGCTACGACAAACGTACGGTGGATCAGATCTACGAAGGAGAGGAGGCCAATCACATGTCGGACAGTGTGAAACGCCGGAAACTATCAGATGGAACCGTCTCGCCGAGCAAGGCAGACGCGAAAGGATCAGGATTGACAACAGCTTTTGAGACACCTCTGGTAAAGCGTAAGCTCAACACGTCCACGAGTAAAGGCAATGTTTCGGAGACACCACAGTCAATTCTGAAGATTAGGCAACTTATAAGAAGTTCGACCTCACCCAGCGCCACGACGTCGCAATCAAGCGAGGTCGCTGACCTCGGGTTTGAAAGAGACAAAAAAGTTAGTAGACAAATACGATTTAATATCAGTCAAACCAAGAAGGCTTTGACATACTTGGAAGAGGggcaggaggaagagaaagaagacagTGATAAGAGCAACGCGTCAAGAGAGAGCAAAGATGCGTTTTTCAGTCCGGAAGCGagtaataaaacacattaCAGCGAAAGCGCGGTCCTGAGCAGTAACAGCAGCCTCTCTAACAAGAGCTATTGCTGTCCTCGTCCGCGACGCAGCCTCAGAAGAAGTGCCTTACAATCGTCCGTAGAATTGTTACAAGAAGAAAGCGCGAAGAAAGCAAGTGATTCGTTTGCGAACCCGGTCGCAACGGTCTCCCAAGAGGTCGGCAAAGCACCATTCGACCCAAATATATCCAGCAGACGCAGTTCGTTGGTCTCTGAATATTCAAACGCTATACTGTCCCTCAATAGCAGCGTTGACGACAGTTACTCGAGAGGACTGGATCGCACCAGTTCTTCACTGTGGAGATTGTCCATGGAGAAGGACCGTAACAATAAATTTGCCATTTCATCTACACCACTGACTAAGAGAATAGTTTCTCAGACACGTGTCAACGATGAAAACGTGATGAGAATGGACGACGATGAAGAAAATACAGAAGATTCGTTAGTGAGTGACATGCATAATGCAGAGGAGGAGCTTGGCGTGCCAAGCGAATTCAAGAAGTCTTCTTACATCGAACTACCTGATTACAATAGGAGCGACTTCAAAGAATCACAAAATAATGTAGAGAAAGACGTACAAGATTTACAGGATGAGAGTGAAGAAAGCGAAGATCAATCCAACAATGGGAGCATCGCAAAAGAAGAGAGTCCGAATTTACAGAATCCTCATGAGAAACAAAATGAACTCCTCGAGTTCGGAATTCCGGAATTGAGTCCGACTGTATCGGACGAGTCTGACGAAGAACTGCTTCAGCTGCAGATAAACGAGGAGAGTAACGATGAACACGAGGAGGAGGTGTTCGAGAGCCTGTCCACAACCCCAGAAGATGTACAATTGGAGGATGTTTTTGTTTCTCGCTTATCGGATCAGACTTGGAAACCGACGTACAAAACGGAAGAACACGCTACCACGAAATCTAATGGTCTACAAGAGCCGATGCAAGTGATAGTCGACGTTGATTTCACTGACGACGAGAGCAGCAGGGACGTCATTCCGACAATATCCAACGAGGCAGATaacgagaggaaagagaaaggccCGACTATTCATTCGGAGAACGTATTTCACGAGATACTGGACATTACAGACGACGAATCTGATTCCAGCTCTAGGGAAAGTGAAGAACAAAAGGCGAGAAACGGTAGAATCTCCAGTGTACAAGAACAACGTATAATGCAAAATGTCGAAATGGAAACGAAGGATGAATCTAATAAAACGTCTCGAAAATCGACTAGGAGAGAGAGCATCGCAAAGAAAGACGTTCATGAGACTCCATCGCAGTCTGATAATAAATCTAGTACACAGTCGAGCTATAAAGCAGGCAGCAGTAGACCTGAGATCGTGGAGAAGAGCACAAGAGGTCAAACTGAATCCAAGAACGATTCATCAGTACGAATGACTAGATCACGTAGAGCGAGTTCGTTGGCAAAAGACACAGCGGCGGATACAACGTTGCGGCAAGCGGACTCGGAGAGAGTCACGCGTCAAAGAAGAGGAAGTTCAATGGTGAAGGATGCAACGACCGATTCTCCGCCACGAAGTGTCGCAAAACGATCACGAAGAGCAAGCTCGACGGCGAAAGAGATTATCTCTTCGTTGCAAGATGCCGCCGAGAAACCTTCGCGATTGCGAAGAATGACGGATTCTCCAATTCCTTCGTCGCATAAAGAACATCCTGAAACACCACCGCGATTAAGAAGAGTGATTAAGCAGAGTCCGACAACAAAGGACATAAGAATAGATTCCCCGAAAAGACCGCGTGGCCGAAGAGCAAGTTCCCTCGCGAAAGACGTACTGATGAGCTCGGTGGTAATAGACGAAGACCTCAGACCCGTGACTCCATCAGAACCAGGAAATTCTGATGTCCAACCATCAGTGAGAAGAGGTCGCAGATCTACATCTGTGGTAAAAGAAATCCTTCAGACCGAGATGAAAGATAGTGATACCGAGAGTGTCAAGGACGAGTTACCAGTAAGAAGAAGCGCGAGACTCACCTCTTCCGCAAAAAGAACATTGATGGACGTATCGAAGAACCTTACGAGATCGGAGAGCGCATCATCCCTCTCGAAACTGACGAGCgatgaggaagaagagaaaggtACGAGGAAGCGATCTTTGCGCGCGAGGAAATCTTCGGCATCGTCCGACACGGACAAAGCAACAACAAGCAAATCCTTGAGATCTTCTAAGACGGATTTAGAAGTAAAAGAACTAGAGCCTAAGATAAACCGAAGACGCGGTAGTTCAATGCCTAAGGAGATCACGACCGGAAGAAGAAGTAGATCCAgtagtataataaaagaaattattccaGAAGTTACCGAACCTCCGCCGGAGGAGTCGAGAAGACTCAGAAGTTCCACTGCAAAGAATACAGATGAACATATTCGGCCTGCGACGCGTCGTCGAAGCGCATCAATATTATCGATACCGGAAGAGCTGGAGGAGATCTTGAGCCCatcgaaagaaaagaaattgacCAGAAGCGAAACGCGAAGCAGCGCCAGAGAGAGAAGAGCACGTAGTGCCGATGTGTTGCACAAGGAGGTGAAAAGGAGGACTAGAGCAACAAGTATCGCGGAATCAATAGCGGAAGAGCCTGCGGAAAGTAAGGACATGGTAGAAGTTACGCAGGATGCCCCTGAACCTAGAAGAAAGACGGCACCGACGGCAATCGTCGAATTGGATCGAATCGATGAAAAGGAACTGAAAGGAAGGCGACCTAGGCAGCGCAATATCAGTAGGAGTCAAGAATCTAGCAGtctattttctttctcgcaaCCGGAGAACACAGACGATGCGCCAATAGATGAGAAAG GTATCGGGGAAGTTCCGAAGTTTGTGTTCTCCCCACCTCAAACCAGATCCAGAACCATATCTCCAAATCAGCATCGTAG aaaaatgaACTCGTTCATACCGAGTCCTTATCAGAAAGGAATAGAACAGCCTACAATCCAGAAAGATCACGACGATAACGACACATCTGCTCGTTATGCTCGTTTAGTTAAAACTACTTATGGATCGCGATTTCGATCAAAATTCACTGTACCTAAAAGATTTAAAAGTACAACAGATTAA